aacaacattaaactctcagggaaagctggtaacaCCATTAAACTCtcagggaaagctggtaacaacattaacctctcagggaaagctggtaacaacattaacctctcagggaaagctggtaacaacattaacctctcagggaaagctggtaacaCCATTAAACTCtcagggaaagctggtaacaacattaaactctcagggaaagctggtaacaacattaacctctcagggaaagctggtaacaCCATTAAACTCtcagggaaagctggtaacaacattaaactctcAGGGAAAGCTGATAACAACATTAACCTCtcagggaaagctggtaacaacattaacctctcagggaaagctggtaacaacattaacctctcagggaaagctggtaacaacattaacctctcagggaaagctggtaacaacattaaactctcagggaaagctggtaacaacattaacCTCTCAaggaaagctggtaacaacattaatcTCTCAGcgaaagctggtaacaacattaacctttcagggaaagctggtaacaacattaaactctcagggaaagctggtaacaacattaaactctcagggaaagctggtaacaacattaacctctcagggaaagctggtaacaacattaacctctcagggaaagctggtaacaacattaacctctcagggaaagctggtaacaacattaacctctcagggaaagctggtaacaacattaacctctcagggaaagctggtaacaacattaacctctcagggaaagctggtaacaacattaacctctcagggaaagctggtaacaacattaacCTCTCAGGGAAAGCTGATAACAACATTAAACTTTCTGGGAAAAGTTGGTAACAACTGTAAACTGTCTTGTAAAACTGTGAACCTCACGGAGAGTGCAACACAACTGTAGCAGCaaactgtgcctcactgatgaactgcaacacacctgcaacagccacatgtgcctcactgatgaactgcaatacaccaccagcagccacctgtgcctcactgatggactgcaacacaccagcaactgccacatgtgcctcactgatggactgcaacacacctgcaatagccacatgtccctcactgatggactgcaacacacctgcaacagccacctgtgcctcactgatggactgcaacagccacgtgtgccttactgatggactgcaacatccacatgtgcctcactgatggactgcaacacacctgcaacagccacatgtccctcactgatggactgcaacacacctgcaacagccacctgtgcctcactgatggactgcaacacacctgcaacagccacctgtgcctcactgatggactgcaacacacctgcaacagccacctgtgcctcactgatggactgcaacacacctgcaacagccacctgtgcctcactgatggactgcagcacacCTGCAATAgccacatgtccctcactgatggactgcaacacacctgcaacagccacctgtacctcactgatggactgcaacagccacgtgtgccttactgatggactgcaacagccacatgtgcctcactgatggactgcaacacacctgcaacagccacatgtccctcactgatggactgcaacacacctgcaacagccacctgtgcctcactgatggactgcaacacacctgcaacagccacctgtgcctcactgatggactgcaacacacctgcaacagccacctgtgcctcactgatggactgcaacacacctgcaacagccacatgtgcctcactgatggactgcaacacacctgcagcagccacatgtgtctcattgatggactgcaacacatctgcagcagccacatgtgcctcactgatggactgcaacacacctgcagcagccacatgtgcctcactgatgaactgcaacacacctgcagcaaccacctgtgcctcactgatggactgcaacacacctgcaacagtcacatgtgcctcactgatggactgcaacagccacatgtgcctcactgatggactgcaacacacctgcaacagccacatgtgcctcactgatggactgcaacacacctgcaacagccacatgtgcctcactgatggactgcaacacatctgcagcagccacctgtgcctcactgatggactgcaacacacctgcaacagccacgtgtgcctcactgatggactgcaacagccacatgtgcctcactgatggactgcaacacacctgcaacagccacctgtgcctcactgatggactgcagcagccacatgtgcctcactgaaggactgcaacacacctgcaacagccacctgtgcctcactgatggacagcaacacaccagcaacagccacatgtgcctcactgatggactgcaacagccacctgtgcctcactgatggactgcaacagccacctgtgcctcactgatggactgcaacagccacctgtgcctcactgaaggactgcaacagccacctgtgcctcactgatggactgcaacagccacctgtgcctcactgatggactgcaacagccacctgtgcctcactgatggactgcaacagccacctgtgcctcactgaaggactgcaacagtcacctgtgcctcactgaaggactgcaacagtcacctgtgcctcactgaaggactgcaacagccacctgtgcctcactgaaggactgcaacagccacatgtgcctcactgatggactgcaacaaccacctgtgcctcactgaaggactgcaacaaccaccattgcctcactgatggactgcaacagccacctgtgcctcactgaaggactgcaacagccacctgtgcctcactgaaggactgcaacagccacctgtgcctcactcaaggactgcaacagccacatgtgcctcactgatggactgcaacagccacctgtgcctcactgaagcactgcaacagccacctgtgcctcactgaaggactgcagcagccacatgtgccttactgatggactgcaacagccacctgtgcctcactgatggactgcaacagccacctgtgcctcactgaaggactgcaacacacctgcaacagccacatgtgcctcactgatggactgcaacagccacctgtgcctcactgaaggactgcaacagccacctgtgcctcactgaaggactgcaacagccacctgtgcctcactgaaggactacAACCGCCAtctgtgcctcactgaaggactgcaacagccacctgtgcctcactgatggactgcagcagccacatgtgcctcactgaaggactgcaacagtcacatgtgcctcactgatggactgcaacacacctgctgcagccacctgtgcctcactgatggactgcaacagccacctgtGCCCCACGGAAGGACTGgaacagccacctgtgcctcactgaaggactgcaacaaccaccattgcctcactgatggactgcaacagccacctgtgcctcactgatggactgcaacacacctgctgcagccacctgtgcctcactgatggactgcaacagccacctgtGCCCCACTGAAGGACTGgaacagccacctgtgcctcactgattgactgcaacagccacctgtgcctcactgatggagtgcaacacacctgcaacagccacctgtgcctcactgaaggactgcaacagccacctgtgccccactgaaggactgcaacagccacctgtgccccactgaaggactgcaacagccacctgtgtctcactgaaggactgcaacagccacctgagcctcactgatgaactgcaacacatctgcagcagccacatgtgcctcactgatggactgcaacagccacctgtgccccactgaaggactgcaactcACATGCAattgccacatgtgcctcactgaaggactgcaacagccacctgtgcctcactgatggactgcaacacacctgcagcagccacatgtgcctcactgatggactgcaacagccacctgtgccccaccgatggactgcaacacacctgcaacagccacatgtgcctcactgatggactgcaacagccacctgtgcctcactgaaggactgcaacacacctgcaacagccacatgtgcctcactgaaggactgcaacacacctgcaacagccacatgtgcctcactgatggactccaacagccacctgtgcctcactgatggactgcaacagccaactgtgcctcactgtaggactgcaacacacctgcaacagccacatgtgcctcactgaaggactgcaacagccacctgtgcctcactaaaggactgcaacagccacctgtgcctcactgaaggactgcaacagccacctgtgcctcactgaaggactgcaacagccacctgtgcctcactcaaggactgcaacagccacctgtgcctcactcaaggactgcaacagccacatgtgcctcactgatggactgcaacagccacctgtgcctcactgaagcactgcaacagccacctgtgcctcactgaaggactgcagcagccacatgtgccttactgatggactgcaacagccacctgtgcctcactgatggactgcaacagccacctgtgcctcactgaaggactgcaacacacctgcaacagccacatgtgcctcactgatggactgcaacagccacctgtgcctcactgaaggactgcaacagccacctgtgcctcactgaaggactgcaacagccacctgtgcctcactgaaggactacAACCGCCAtctgtgcctcactgaaggactgcaacagccacctgtgcctcactgatggactgcagcagccacatgtgcctcactgaaggactgcaacagtcacctgtgcctcactgatggactgcaacacacctgctgcagccacctgtgcctcactgatggactgcaacagccaccttTGCCCCACTGAAGGACTGgaacagccacctgtgcctcactgaaggactgcaacaaccaccattgcctcactgatggactgcaacagccacctgtgcctcactgatggactgcaacacacctgctgcagccacctgtgcctcactgatggactgcaacagccacctgtGCCCCACTGAAGGACTGgaacagccacctgtgcctcactgattgactgcaacagccacctgtgcctcactgatggactgcaacacacctgcaacagccacctgtgcctcactgaaggactgcaacagccacctgtgccccactgaaggactgcaacagccacctgtgccccactgaaggactgcaacagccacctgtgtctcactgaaggactgcaacagccacctgagcctcactgatgaactgcaacacatctgcagcagccacatgtgcctcactgatggactgcaacagccacctgtgccccactgaaggactgcaactcACATGCAattgccacatgtgcctcactgaaggactgcaacagccacctgtgcctcactgatggactgcaacacacctgcagcagccacatgtgcctcactgatggactgcaacagccacctgtgccccaccgatggactgcaacacacctgcaacagccacatgtgcctcactgatggactgcaacagccacctgtgcctcactgaaggactgcaacacacctgcaacagccacatgtgcctcactgaaggactgcaacacacctgcaacagccacatgtgcctcactgatggactccaacagccacctgtgcctcactgatggactgcaacagccaactgtgcctcactgtaggactgcaacacacctgcaacagccacatgtgcctcactgaaggactgcaacagccacctgtgcctcactaaaggactgcaacagccacctgtgcctcactgaaggactccaacacacctgcaacagtcacatgtgcctcactgatggactgcaacagtcacctgtgcctcactgaaggactgcaacacacctgcaacaaccacatgtgcctcactgaaggactgcaacacacctgcaacagcctcctgtgcctcactgatggactgcaacagccacatgtgcctcactgatggactgcaacagccacctgtgcctcactgaaggactgcaacacacctgcaacagctacatgtgcctcgctgatggactgcaacagccacctgtgcctcactgaaggactgcaacacacctgcaacagccacatgtgcctcactgaaggacggcaacacacctgcaacagccacatatgcctcactgaaggactgcaacacacctgcaacagtcacatgtgcctcactgatggactgcaacagccacctgtgcctcactga
The Procambarus clarkii isolate CNS0578487 chromosome 51, FALCON_Pclarkii_2.0, whole genome shotgun sequence DNA segment above includes these coding regions:
- the LOC138351837 gene encoding ribosome-binding protein 1-like, yielding MCDYHNTSQNSHCSITDYRHTANNINLSGKAGNNINLSGKAGNKINLSGKAGNNIKLSGKAGNTIKLSGKAGNNINLSGKAGNNINLSGKAGNNINLSGKAGNTIKLSGKAGNNIKLSGKAGNNINLSGKAGNTIKLSGKAGNNIKLSGKADNNINLSGKAGNNINLSGKAGNNINLSGKAGNNINLSGKAGNNIKLSGKAGNNINLSRKAGNNINLSAKAGNNINLSGKAGNNIKLSGKAGWTAVQFAAFGGGNDVVRILTRDGADVNEENKVYSNNDSQLVKTFENIQEM